Proteins co-encoded in one Candidatus Tectomicrobia bacterium genomic window:
- the lpxK gene encoding tetraacyldisaccharide 4'-kinase, which produces MTRDPLVMALEGEPDAPAWARAFAWWLAPAGILYRGGMALRRRLYERGALASRSVPAPVLSVGNLTLGGTGKTPAVAWLIGRLLEAGLRPAVMSRGYRGGAAEVKVVGDGRGNFLPSPPAGDEAAMLARRFPSVPVLTGAVRADAAERAVREFGAEAIVLDDGFQHLALRRVWDLVLVRGERPWGNGRVFPAGALREPRSALRRAGAVLVMGRQGPGTGAEIASLAPGVPAFTGRLAPEALLDGEGRPAEGLESLRGRRIVAVSGIARSEGFAAMLAGLGAEITEHHAYPDHTAYGPLDAARLEESLRRTGADLLLTTEKDAVKLAPLLAGGPLRALRIGLEVEEGETLARLAREAAGRLSS; this is translated from the coding sequence GTGACGCGCGATCCGCTGGTCATGGCCCTGGAAGGGGAGCCGGACGCCCCGGCCTGGGCCCGGGCCTTCGCCTGGTGGCTCGCGCCCGCGGGAATCCTCTACCGGGGCGGGATGGCCCTGCGCCGCCGCCTCTACGAGCGCGGCGCCCTGGCCTCGCGGAGCGTTCCCGCGCCCGTCCTCTCGGTCGGCAACCTCACCCTGGGGGGGACGGGGAAGACCCCCGCCGTGGCCTGGCTGATCGGCCGCCTCCTGGAGGCGGGCCTGCGGCCCGCCGTGATGAGCCGGGGATACCGGGGCGGCGCGGCGGAGGTGAAGGTCGTGGGGGACGGGAGGGGGAATTTCCTTCCTTCTCCTCCGGCCGGGGACGAGGCCGCCATGCTGGCGCGGCGCTTCCCCTCGGTCCCCGTCCTGACGGGGGCCGTCCGGGCCGACGCCGCGGAGCGAGCGGTGAGGGAGTTCGGGGCGGAGGCAATCGTCCTCGACGACGGTTTTCAGCACCTGGCGCTCCGGAGGGTGTGGGACCTCGTGCTGGTGAGGGGGGAGCGGCCCTGGGGGAACGGGCGGGTTTTTCCGGCCGGCGCCCTGCGCGAGCCGCGCTCGGCCCTGCGCCGGGCGGGGGCCGTCCTCGTCATGGGCCGGCAGGGCCCGGGAACGGGGGCGGAGATCGCCTCCCTCGCGCCGGGGGTGCCGGCCTTCACGGGGCGCCTGGCGCCCGAGGCGCTCCTCGACGGGGAGGGCCGGCCCGCGGAGGGGCTGGAGTCGCTTCGGGGCAGGCGAATCGTGGCGGTCAGCGGCATCGCCCGGTCGGAGGGATTCGCGGCGATGCTGGCGGGGCTAGGGGCCGAGATCACCGAGCACCACGCCTATCCCGACCATACCGCCTACGGTCCCCTCGACGCGGCGCGCCTGGAGGAGAGCCTCCGGCGGACGGGAGCGGACCTCCTCCTCACGACGGAGAAGGACGCCGTGAAGCTCGCCCCGCTCCTGGCGGGCGGGCCGCTGCGGGCGTTGCGAATCGGCCTGGAGGTGGAGGAGGGGGAAACCCTCGCGCGCCTCGCGCGGGAGGCGGCGGGGCGCCTCAGCTCCTGA
- the lptG gene encoding LPS export ABC transporter permease LptG, which translates to MNILRRYVLLQFLRMAGLCQAGAIIIFLIADFIENVDNLIERNAALTDGALYFALKIPQMVFLSIPVTVLLASILSLILLTRGNEVVAMRACGASIYQVAAPLLAASFAISLLAFFLHESVVPAANRYGYYIWRVHIKKQPVENFTHKDKLWYRSGDNTFWNIAYFDPAKDAMTKVTLFRLGPDDRVTQRVDAERVEWDAGQNRWRFRNGAVYRFGGDGEIGHERFAVAHFPLHDRPEDFKKTGKNPSEMSWRELRRYIRTLQRSGVDVTRYVVDMWAKLSLPFVSFVLALVGVPFSLRSSRSSGLALGVAIAVLIGAGYLVIFYVGISLGHAGRLPPLAAAWGPNALFLAGGAFLLSNLRS; encoded by the coding sequence GTGAACATCCTCCGACGCTACGTCCTGCTGCAGTTCCTCCGGATGGCCGGGCTTTGCCAGGCGGGGGCTATCATCATCTTCCTCATCGCCGACTTCATCGAGAACGTGGACAACCTCATCGAGCGGAACGCCGCCCTCACGGACGGCGCCCTCTACTTCGCCCTGAAGATCCCCCAGATGGTGTTCCTCTCCATCCCGGTCACTGTGCTCCTCGCTTCCATTCTCAGCCTCATCCTCCTCACCCGGGGGAACGAGGTGGTGGCCATGCGCGCCTGCGGGGCCAGCATCTATCAGGTGGCCGCCCCCCTCCTCGCCGCCAGCTTCGCGATCAGCCTCCTGGCGTTCTTCCTCCACGAGAGCGTCGTCCCCGCCGCCAACCGCTACGGCTATTACATCTGGCGGGTCCACATCAAAAAGCAGCCGGTGGAAAACTTCACCCACAAGGACAAGCTCTGGTACCGCTCCGGGGACAACACCTTCTGGAACATCGCCTATTTCGACCCCGCCAAGGATGCCATGACGAAGGTGACGCTCTTCCGCCTCGGCCCGGATGACCGGGTCACCCAGCGGGTGGACGCCGAGCGGGTCGAGTGGGACGCCGGGCAGAACCGGTGGCGGTTCCGCAACGGCGCGGTGTACCGCTTCGGCGGCGACGGCGAGATCGGCCACGAGCGCTTCGCCGTGGCCCACTTCCCGCTCCACGACAGGCCCGAGGACTTCAAGAAGACCGGCAAGAACCCGTCCGAGATGAGCTGGCGCGAGCTCCGCCGCTACATCCGCACCCTCCAGCGGAGCGGCGTGGACGTCACCCGCTACGTCGTGGACATGTGGGCGAAGCTCTCGCTGCCCTTCGTGAGCTTCGTGCTGGCGCTGGTGGGGGTCCCCTTCTCGCTGCGGTCGAGCCGGAGCTCGGGGCTGGCGCTGGGGGTGGCGATTGCGGTGCTGATCGGGGCGGGCTACCTGGTGATCTTCTACGTCGGGATCTCGCTGGGCCACGCCGGGCGGCTCCCGCCCCTGGCGGCCGCCTGGGGGCCGAACGCCCTCTTCCTCGCCGGGGGCGCCTTCCTGCTGAGCAATCTCAGGAGCTGA
- a CDS encoding LptF/LptG family permease, which produces MKRLHRYIFGEILTYFLLCLFLLTFVLLLNRMFQLTDLVVGKGVPLGMVIRLLLTLMPVLLLAALPAAALIACILAFSRLSSDNESIAMTATGMSLYSQLVPAGLLGLIAAASSAALMTFGLPWSQQATETITSEIFQTRAAALEIREQVFNDAFDGIVLYVRRIDRDRKMRGILISDSREPENTQVIFAEEGYLVNDSVSRRLILHLTQGTLHKFDSDPAKKNAGAGGNASQALARKAPPAPPAQASAVPDLDNPYQILRFSSYDINMDLTQTLQETRAFRTGLRAQPIAELRRQLGELEPGSVKHNAVLVELHKKFATPLVCLILAFLGAPLGVQNRRSGRHGGFALSLAVLLMYYLLSTFSDGMGESGVLPPAVAVWGPNAILAGLALWAARRVVRRGAMDLFGLADRALERIRLPRWLQPGAAA; this is translated from the coding sequence TTGAAGAGACTTCACCGCTACATCTTCGGCGAGATCCTCACCTATTTTCTCCTCTGCCTGTTTCTCCTTACCTTCGTTCTGCTCCTGAACCGGATGTTTCAGCTCACGGACCTCGTGGTGGGCAAGGGCGTGCCCCTGGGCATGGTCATACGGCTCCTGCTCACCCTGATGCCCGTCCTTCTGCTGGCCGCCCTGCCGGCGGCGGCCCTCATCGCCTGCATCCTGGCCTTCAGCCGCCTTTCGAGCGACAACGAGTCCATCGCCATGACCGCGACGGGGATGAGCCTCTACTCCCAGCTCGTCCCGGCGGGCCTCCTGGGCCTCATCGCCGCGGCTTCCAGCGCCGCCTTGATGACCTTCGGCCTCCCCTGGAGCCAGCAGGCGACCGAAACCATTACATCCGAGATCTTCCAGACGCGGGCCGCCGCGCTCGAGATCCGCGAGCAGGTCTTCAACGACGCCTTCGACGGCATCGTCCTCTACGTCCGCAGGATCGACCGGGACCGGAAGATGCGCGGCATCCTTATCTCGGATTCGCGCGAGCCCGAGAACACCCAAGTCATCTTCGCGGAGGAAGGCTACCTGGTGAACGACTCCGTGAGCCGGCGGCTCATCCTCCACCTCACCCAGGGGACGCTCCACAAATTCGATTCGGACCCGGCCAAGAAAAATGCCGGGGCCGGAGGGAATGCCTCCCAGGCCCTGGCCCGGAAGGCGCCTCCCGCCCCGCCCGCCCAGGCCTCCGCCGTCCCGGACCTGGACAACCCCTATCAGATCCTCCGTTTCTCCTCCTACGACATCAACATGGACCTGACGCAGACCCTCCAGGAGACGCGCGCCTTCCGGACCGGCCTGCGCGCCCAGCCGATCGCCGAGCTGCGGAGGCAGCTCGGCGAGCTGGAGCCGGGCTCGGTCAAGCACAACGCCGTGCTGGTCGAGCTGCACAAGAAGTTCGCCACCCCGCTCGTCTGCCTCATCCTGGCCTTCCTGGGAGCGCCCCTGGGGGTGCAGAACCGGCGGAGCGGCCGCCACGGCGGTTTCGCCCTGAGCCTGGCCGTGCTCCTGATGTATTACCTCCTCTCCACGTTCTCCGACGGCATGGGCGAGAGCGGCGTCCTGCCCCCCGCCGTGGCGGTCTGGGGCCCCAACGCGATCCTGGCGGGCCTGGCGCTCTGGGCCGCCCGTCGCGTGGTCCGGCGCGGGGCGATGGACCTCTTCGGCCTCGCCGACCGCGCCCTGGAGAGGATCCGCCTGCCCCGCTGGCTCCAGCCGGGGGCCGCGGCGTGA